Proteins encoded by one window of Dioscorea cayenensis subsp. rotundata cultivar TDr96_F1 chromosome 20, TDr96_F1_v2_PseudoChromosome.rev07_lg8_w22 25.fasta, whole genome shotgun sequence:
- the LOC120251259 gene encoding glycerol-3-phosphate acyltransferase 1-like, which translates to MVFPMDVLKLVTHWVLSFFRIARKVRSYSFLHRTNSQPRSQYIHGHYFFEALLKSSSPFPYFMLVAFEGGSPLRALILLLSSPLLFILGYNKELTLRIMAFITFCGLRTKDMHLVSRAVLPKFFLEDMHLHHNQQSTPPLMFTRFPRVMVEWFLQEYHHSHSATEVIAPDLHIIKGSYFSGLFLPELYTTFTIQRNNTTKKQLVFHDGRLAFFPTPLATLALFLWLPLAIPLSITRALIGLLLPYKASYIPGYFTGIRLRIINPTTTTTTTTKKNSSNGTLYVCTHRTLLDPVMLSTALARQIPAVTYSLSRMSELIAPLRTIRLTRNRLQDSETMKRLLKDGNLVVCPEGTTCREPYLLRFSSLFAELADEIVPVAVDVRVSVFYGTTASGFKWLDPLFFLMNPWPEYSLEFLGELPPELTCRKGGWSSAEVANRIQRQLAGALGFECTELTRKDKYLVLAGNEGLVNKI; encoded by the coding sequence ATGGTTTTCCCCATGGATGTCCTCAAGCTAGTCACACACtgggttctttcattctttAGAATAGCTAGGAAGGTCAGAAGTTACAGTTTCCTCCATAGAACCAACTCCCAACCTAGATCTCAATACATCCATGGCCACTACTTCTTTGAAGCTCTTCTCAAATCATCATCTCCATTCCCTTACTTCATGCTTGTGGCCTTTGAAGGAGGGAGTCCCTTAAGAGCTCTCATCCTCCTTCTTTCCTCTCCCCTCCTCTTCATCCTTGGCTACAACAAAGAACTCACTCTTAGAATCATGGCCTTCATCACCTTCTGTGGGTTAAGAACCAAGGACATGCACCTTGTTTCAAGGGCAGTCCTTCCAAAGTTCTTCTTAGAAGACATGCACCTCCATCATAATCAACAAAGCACTCCACCACTCATGTTCACTAGATTCCCAAGAGTCATGGTTGAATGGTTTCTCCAAGAGTACCACCATTCCCACTCTGCAACTGAAGTCATAGCTCCTGATCTTCACATCATCAAAGGCTCTTATTTCTCTGGCCTTTTCCTCCCTGAACTCTACACAACTTTCAcaattcaaagaaacaacacCACCAAAAAACAACTAGTGTTTCATGATGGAAGACTAGCTTTCTTTCCAACACCCTTGGCTACCTTAGCTCTTTTCTTATGGCTTCCTTTAGCCATCCCTTTATCAATCACAAGAGCTCTAATTGGCCTTCTCTTACCTTACAAAGCCTCATACATCCCCGGCTACTTCACTGGCATCCGTCTCCGTATAATCAAtccaaccaccaccaccaccaccacaaccaAAAAAAACTCAAGCAATGGAACTCTCTACGTGTGCACTCACAGGACACTCCTTGACCCAGTCATGCTAAGCACAGCACTTGCTCGGCAAATCCCGGCCGTGACTTACAGCCTTAGCCGCATGTCTGAGCTCATTGCACCACTGCGCACAATAAGACTAACAAGAAACAGGCTTCAAGACTCAGAAACAATGAAGAGATTATTGAAAGATGGTAACTTGGTTGTTTGTCCTGAAGGTACTACTTGCCGGGAACCTTATTTACTCAGGTTCAGTTCATTGTTTGCTGAGCTTGCTGATGAGATTGTTCCGGTGGCCGTTGATGTTAGAGTTAGTGTGTTTTATGGGACAACGGCGAGTGGGTTTAAGTGGCTTGATCCTTTGTTCTTTTTGATGAATCCTTGGCCGGAGTATAGTTTGGAGTTTCTTGGAGAGTTGCCGCCGGAATTGACTTGCCGGAAGGGAGGGTGGAGCTCGGCGGAGGTGGCGAATAGGATTCAACGGCAGCTCGCCGGAGCTCTTGGGTTTGAGTGTACTGAGCTTACCAGGAAGGATAAGTATTTGGTGCTTGCTGGGAATGAAGGATTGGTTAacaaaatttag